The Chloroflexota bacterium genomic sequence CTGGCCCCGCGTGGGGACCACTACCTCACGCGCCTTACGCACACCATGGAGGTCTCGCTCCTCGCCCGCGCCGTCGCCCGCAACCTCAACCTGAATGAAGAGCTGACGGAGGCCGTCTGCATGGGCCACGATCTGGGCCATGCCCCCTTCGGCCACCTTGGCGAGGCGACGCTGGCCGAAGTCTCCGGCTCCGGCTTCCGCCACAACCGCCAGAGCGTCCGCGTCATCGAGCTCTTGGAGAACGGCGGCAAGGGGCTCAACCTCACCTGGGAGGTGCGCCAGGGCATCCTGCGCCACTCCAAAGGGCGCGGAGGCATCGAAGGCCAGGCGGCGGAAGGGCTGGACACCCTGGAAGGGCAGATCGCCAAGATAGCCGACGCCCTGGCCTATGTGACCCACGATACGGAAGATGCCGTCCGCGCCGGGATGATTACGGAGGCCGATATCCCTGCCTCCGTCACCGGCGTTCTGGGCAGGACGCGCGCCGAATGGATACCCACCCTGGTGCGCGACCTCACCGAAACCTCGTGGGCCGCCGCCGGCGAACCCGCCGCGAGCGATGGCTCGATCCCCATCATCCGCATGAGCCCCCGCGTCAGCGCCGCCGCCAATGGATTGCGCGACTTCCTCTTCGCTCGCGTCTACGAGCCCGCCAGCGCCAACGACCAGGCGGAGCGCGCCCGGGAGATCATCCGCCTCCTCTACCGCCACTTCCTCGCGCATCCCGCTAGCGTCCCGGACGATTACAGCATCCCCGGCGAGCCGCCCGAGCGCCGCGCCCTGGACTACATCTCCGGCATGACGGACGGCTATGCCCTCCTCGTCGCCGAAGCGGTCAAGCCCGGCTGCACCACGGGCTTCTGGGAGCAAGGCGTCCCCCTCTCCCTGCCGCGCTAACCCCGCCTCCGGAACCGCCACATGGCCCTCTCACCATCAGCAGCGCGAATTGTGGTATACCCCTTCTCACTATGACCGTTGTTGACGATATAAAAGCCAAGATAGATATCGTGGACTACATCAGCGAGTCCGTCCCCCTTAAGAAGGCGGGGCGGAACTGGTCCGCGCCCTGTCCCTTCCATTCGGAGCGGACGCCTTCCTTCATCGTCTCGCCGGACCGCCAGACCTGGCACTGCTTCGGCGCCTGCAACACCGGCGGCGATGTCCTCCGCTTCGCGATGAAAAAGAACGGCGTGGAGTTCGGCGAGGCCTTGCGGATGCTGGCGCAGAAGGCCGGCATCGCGCTGGAGCCCGTCCACCTCTCCAGGGAGAAGGCCAAGAGCCATGAGCGGCTCAAGGCCCTGAACCGCGCCGCCGCGCTCTTCTTCCATGACACCCTCATGCACACCAAGGAGGCCGCCTTTGTCCGCGACTACCTGGAGAAGCGCGGCGTCTCCTATGACGCCATGGAAGAGTTCCGCCTCGGCTACTGCATAGACCAGCCGGGCCTCCTGGAACAGCGTCTCAAGGCCGCAGGCTTTCTGGAGAAGGAGCTCATCGCCAGCGGCCTCTTGAAGGAGCGCGACGACGGCTCCATCGGCTCCTTCTTCCGTGGCCGCCTCATGATCCCCATCCAGGATGAGCGGGCCGATTACATCGGCTTCGGCGCTCGCGCCATGGACGATTCGAACCCTAAATACATCAACACCTCCCAAACGGAGGTCTTTGAAAAGGGGAGCGTCCTCTACGCCATCCACAAGGCCCGCGACGCCATCCGCAAGGAGGGCATTGGCATCATCGTGGAAGGCTACATGGACGCCCTGGCCGCCCACCAGCACGGCTATGCCAACGTCGTCGCCTCCATGGGCACGGCCCTCACTGAGCGCCAGGTGGGCGCTCTCACCAAGCTCGCCAGCCGCTTTGTTCTCGCCCTGGACCCCGATGCCGCTGGGGATGAGGCCACCCTGCGGAGCTTGGAGTCCTCCTGGCGCATCTTTGATCGCCCCCAGGCCAAAAGCCAGTCCGGCCCGGTGCTGACAGGCCCAGCCGCCAAACAGCCCGAGCTCCGGGTGATGAACCTCCCCAGGGGGCGCGATCCCGACGAAATCATCCGCGAAGACCCGGAGGGCTGGAAGCGTCTCGTCGAAACGGCCACCCCAGTGGTGGATTACGTCTTTGACGCCATCGTCAAGCGCTTTGACCCGGCGACGGCCCAGGGGAAGACAGAGATCACCAAGCGCCTAGCGCCCTTGATTCAAGGCTCCCCCGGCGTCTTTATGCAGCAGGAGCGGGTGAAAAAGCTTGCGCTCTTGCTGAAAGAGGACGAAAATATCATCTGGCGCGCTGTGGGCGGGCCGGTATCTCCCAAGGGCGGCTATAGGCCGAGAAAGGGGCCCGCTCCTGTCAGCGCTCCCTACTCCGACCCTGCGCCCAAGGAATCCTTAGAGGAGTATTGCCTTGCCACCTTGCTGCACTTCCCGGAGCTCCGCAAGCGCGCGGAGGAGCTGACGCCGGAACACTTCATCAACCCCGCCAACGCCGAAATCTTCAAGCGTCTCATCGCCATCAAAAATGTAGAGGATCTGCAAAGGGAATTAGACGAGGTTCTGGTCGGCCACCTGGAGGCGCTCAACGATTTCAAGATGCCTC encodes the following:
- a CDS encoding deoxyguanosinetriphosphate triphosphohydrolase translates to MAISSTILQRIRSKDAALSPHAARLATTRGRERPEAADASRDAYAVDRERIVRSKAFRRLMHKTQVFLAPRGDHYLTRLTHTMEVSLLARAVARNLNLNEELTEAVCMGHDLGHAPFGHLGEATLAEVSGSGFRHNRQSVRVIELLENGGKGLNLTWEVRQGILRHSKGRGGIEGQAAEGLDTLEGQIAKIADALAYVTHDTEDAVRAGMITEADIPASVTGVLGRTRAEWIPTLVRDLTETSWAAAGEPAASDGSIPIIRMSPRVSAAANGLRDFLFARVYEPASANDQAERAREIIRLLYRHFLAHPASVPDDYSIPGEPPERRALDYISGMTDGYALLVAEAVKPGCTTGFWEQGVPLSLPR
- the dnaG gene encoding DNA primase, producing the protein MTVVDDIKAKIDIVDYISESVPLKKAGRNWSAPCPFHSERTPSFIVSPDRQTWHCFGACNTGGDVLRFAMKKNGVEFGEALRMLAQKAGIALEPVHLSREKAKSHERLKALNRAAALFFHDTLMHTKEAAFVRDYLEKRGVSYDAMEEFRLGYCIDQPGLLEQRLKAAGFLEKELIASGLLKERDDGSIGSFFRGRLMIPIQDERADYIGFGARAMDDSNPKYINTSQTEVFEKGSVLYAIHKARDAIRKEGIGIIVEGYMDALAAHQHGYANVVASMGTALTERQVGALTKLASRFVLALDPDAAGDEATLRSLESSWRIFDRPQAKSQSGPVLTGPAAKQPELRVMNLPRGRDPDEIIREDPEGWKRLVETATPVVDYVFDAIVKRFDPATAQGKTEITKRLAPLIQGSPGVFMQQERVKKLALLLKEDENIIWRAVGGPVSPKGGYRPRKGPAPVSAPYSDPAPKESLEEYCLATLLHFPELRKRAEELTPEHFINPANAEIFKRLIAIKNVEDLQRELDEVLVGHLEALNDFKMPPAYGQREAGLADCVMRLDERKVRFEMALLQGQMSEQTEKEHPDDPEDVQELMRRAEELRQRLAGIHQSRNLPAGRGA